The following coding sequences are from one Mastomys coucha isolate ucsf_1 unplaced genomic scaffold, UCSF_Mcou_1 pScaffold9, whole genome shotgun sequence window:
- the Rnase6 gene encoding ribonuclease K6, with protein MVVDLLRYFPLLLLLGLWEPMCLLCVQPKGLSRTRWFEIQHIQTIPRPCNTAMRGINNYTQHCKQKNTFLHESFQNVAATCGLHNITCKNGRKNCHESAKPVKMTDCSHTRGAYPNCRYSSDVQYKFFIVACEHPKKEDPPYQLVPVHLDKIV; from the coding sequence ATGGTGGTAGACCTTCTCAGGTACTTTCCTCTCCTATTGCTGCTGGGTCTGTGGGAGCCGATGTGTCTACTTTGTGTTCAGCCTAAGGGTCTCTCCAGGACGCGCTGGTTTGAAATTCAGCACATACAGACAATCCCTCGGCCGTGCAACACAGCCATGCGAGGCATCAACAATTATACCCAACACTGTAAACAGAAAAACACCTTTCTGCATGAATCTTTCCAGAATGTGGCTGCTACCTGCGGTTTGCACAATATCACCTGCAAGAACGGTCGGAAGAACTGCCACGAGAGTGCAAAGCCTGTCAAAATGACTGACTGCTCACACACTAGAGGAGCCTATCCTAACTGCCGCTACAGTAGTGATGTCCAATACAAATTCTTCATTGTGGCCTGTGAACACCCAAAGAAGGAAGACCCTCCCTACCAGCTGGTGCCTGTGCACTTAGATAAGATTGTGTAA